A window of Mytilus edulis chromosome 10, xbMytEdul2.2, whole genome shotgun sequence contains these coding sequences:
- the LOC139492922 gene encoding uncharacterized protein, with the protein MKQPTAPDLYPELPIEDGQNYRLQKISEIENSLKNERDKRNSLYKKYKRGVNFTDGIDTTLISASVISAGIGIAIPILLPLQITAVACGSVGGVIKLIRRKLTSKAKKHYEIKTLAECKLNSIKDLISRSLTDNKISEEEFKLILEELEKFNEMKKNLKMANLKTSKSLPEDERKKIIEETENRMNKMAEGGYEFDNPEFKNNDYDEEEEEETSFQDDEEFQNNINKEFEKSRDLSENEAKIREKETTKKMIKQFYKKNGETTRNEVGFFVREDHNERQILYVKDEKGNNIALTYFKKGVLKFYKFSTLQKEYGVNFVRDILGVDDYKISDYLKEGRSVFQDFQKKIKAPIRELDNIEIPLQEISTQQEGQELLEIASNEETHVKEIETSFIEQGTYFINEETQTYMTKREMDGIISAMTSVKEEIANELTKLNETNKDLAKENAKLEQAKEDNDEFQIDRISSRIRELESERSARLEVININKEKLRSQVNRFKQTIHKMLNEDKTLGERIRTLFREQGITIVSVLTAFGMIIGVIVEAFTGSPSPSPSPPSKGGGVQDWIKKQLKNLGKLLSFLAGKLAAALPGIIGSIVSWLLSATKDVVNCC; encoded by the exons atgaaacaacctACAGCTCCTGATTTATATCCAGAATTACCTATAGAAGATGGACAAAACTATAGATTacaaaaaatttcagaaatagaaaattctttaaaaaatgaaagagacaaaagaaattctttatataaaaaatataaaagaggaGTAAACTTTACAGATGGAATAGATACAACTTTAATTTCAGCATCAGTTATTTCTGCAGGTATAGGTATTGCTATTCCTATTTTATTACCTTTACAGATTACAGCAGTCGCATGCGGTAGTGTTGGGggtgtaataaaattaataagaaGAAAGCTTACTTCAAAAGCTAAAAAAcattatgaaataaaaactttagcAGAGTGTAAATTAAATAGTATTAAAGATTTAATTTCTAGATCTTTAACTGACAATAAAATAAGTGAAGaagaatttaaacttattttagaagAACTAGAAAAATTTAATgagatgaaaaaaaatttaaaaatggcaaatttaaaaacttcaaaaagttTACCAgaagatgaaagaaaaaaaattatagaagaaacagaaaataga ATGAATAAAATGGCTGAAGGAGGTTATGAGTTTGATAATCCTGAGtttaaaaataatgattatgatgaagaagaagaagaagaaacgtCTTTTCAAGATGATGAAgagtttcaaaataatataaataaggaaTTTGAAAAATCAAGAGATTTATCAGAAAATGAAGCTAAAATTCGTGaaaaagaaactacaaaaaaaatgattaaacaattttataaaaaaaatggtgaaacTACACGTAATGAAGTAGGTTTTTTTGTTAGGGAAGATCATAATGAAAGACAAATCTTATATGTAAAAGATGAAAAGGGTAATAATATTGCATTAACGTATTTTAAAAAAGgagtattaaagttttataaatttagtACTCTTCAAAAAGAATACGGTGTTAATTTTGTCAGGGATATTTTAGGTGTAGATGATTATAAAATATCTGATTATTTAAAAGAAGGTAGATCAGTGTTTCaagattttcaaaaaaagataaaagcacCAATTCGTGAACTCGATAATATAGAAATTCCATTACAAGAAATATCTACACAACAAGAAGGACAAGAATTATTAGAAATAGCAAGTAATGAAGAAACACATGTGAAAGAAATAGAAACTTCATTTATTGAACAAGGAACATATTTCATAAATGAAGAAACACAAACATATATGACAAAAAGAGAGATGGATGGTATAATCAGTGCAATGACATCAGTAAAAGAAGAGATTGCAAATGAATTAACAAAACTGAATGAAACAAATAAAGACTTAGCAAAagaaaatgccaaattagaacaAGCTAAAGAAGACAATGATGAATTTCAAATAGATAGAATAAGTAGTCGAATAAGAGAGTTAGAATCTGAGAGAAGTGCAAGACTAGaagtaattaatattaataaagagaAACTACGTAGTCAAGTGAAcagatttaaacaaacaatacataaaatgttaAACGAAGACAAAACATTAGGTGAAAGAATAAGAACATTATTCAGAGAACAAGGAATAACAATAGTTAGTGTTTTAACTGCTTTTGGAATGATTATTGGTGTTATTGTTGAGGCATTTACTGGTTCTCCTTCTCCTTCTCCTTCTCCTCCATCAAAAGGTGGTGGTGTACAAGACtggataaaaaaacaattaaaaaatcttgGAAAATTATTATCTTTTCTTGCAGGAAAATTAGCAGCTGCATTACCAGGTATTATAGGTTCTATTGTTTCTTGGTTATTGTCTGCAACAAAAGACGTAGTAAATTG TTGTTAG